DNA from Gephyromycinifex aptenodytis:
CACCCGGCGCAGCCAGCCCGCCCGCGACGCGAGGGTCTTCCTGGCGGCGGGGTGGGTGGGGCAGGCTGCCCCGACGCACAGGCACGCCTCGTCCTGAGCTGCCGGTTGCGGGTACTGCTTGCGTGCACGTCGCTGCTGCGCAGCGGCGTTGAGCGGTTGATGGCCGCAGCGGGTTTCATCGGCTGGCCCGAGCTGGGTGTTCTCGGTGATCTGAACCTGGCTCACGAACGCTCCTGGAAGATGATGGGACGAGATTCGCGTCAGTCGCGCAGGCCGTCGAAGAGGACGGTCGACAGGTAGCGCTCTCCGAAGGAGGGGATGATGACCACGATCGTCTTGCCGGCGTTCTCTGCTCGAGCAGCTACCTGCGAGGCGGCACACAGCGCCGCACCCGAGGAGAGACCCACGAGCAGGCCCTCCTGAGTGGCAGCCTTGCGCGCGAACTCCACCGAGTGCTCGATGTCGACGTCGATGACCTCGTCGTACAGATCGGTGTCCAGTACCTCAGGCACGAAGTTGGCGCCCAGGCCCTGGATCATGTGCGGGCCCGGCTGGCCGCCGTTGAGGATGGGCGATTCGGCCGGTTCCACCGCAACGAGCTGCAGTTCGGGCTTGCGCTCCTTGAGCGTGCGGCCGATGCCGGTGATGGTGCCCCCGGTGCCAACGCCGGCCACGACGATGTCGACAGCGCCGTCGGTGTCTTTCCAGATCTCTTCGGCGGTGGTGCGGCTGTGCACCGCCGGGTTGGCTTCGTTGGCGAACTGGCGGGCCAAGACCCCGCCCCGCTCGGCCACGATGGCCTCGGCGCGCTGCACCGCACCCCGCATACCTTCTGCGCCTGGGGTGAGCACCACCTCGGCACCGAACGCACGAAGCAGCGCCTTGCGCTCGGCGCTCATCGTCTCGGGCATGGTGAGCACGACCGGGTAGCCGCGGGCGGCGCCGACCATGGCCAGCGCAATCCCGGTGTTGCCACTGGTCGCCTCGACGATGGTGCCCCCGGGCTTGAGCTCTCCGCAGGCTTCGGCGGCGTCAACGATCGCCACCCCGATACGGTCCTTGACGGAGTTGGCCGGGTTGTAGAACTCCAGCTTGGCTGCCAGCGTCACGCCCGA
Protein-coding regions in this window:
- the cysK gene encoding cysteine synthase A, producing the protein MPIHDDVTALVGNTPLVRINRIIDTADSGVTLAAKLEFYNPANSVKDRIGVAIVDAAEACGELKPGGTIVEATSGNTGIALAMVGAARGYPVVLTMPETMSAERKALLRAFGAEVVLTPGAEGMRGAVQRAEAIVAERGGVLARQFANEANPAVHSRTTAEEIWKDTDGAVDIVVAGVGTGGTITGIGRTLKERKPELQLVAVEPAESPILNGGQPGPHMIQGLGANFVPEVLDTDLYDEVIDVDIEHSVEFARKAATQEGLLVGLSSGAALCAASQVAARAENAGKTIVVIIPSFGERYLSTVLFDGLRD